The following coding sequences are from one Oceaniferula flava window:
- the rsmI gene encoding 16S rRNA (cytidine(1402)-2'-O)-methyltransferase, giving the protein MFTFVPTPIGNRGDITQRALEVLREADLIACEDTRHSRPLLKHYEIDKPLLSLHDHNEAQRIPELIEKVQNGANIAIISDAGMPLISDPGYRLMQACIAEDVEYTVLPGPSAVLTALAGSGFPCHAFSFDGFLPVKKGKRRKALEAAIGGGKTAIFFESPHRLGSTLEILADINPEQRVCVARELSKKFETYHRDSAAALWQYFQERPAKGEIVLLLDVS; this is encoded by the coding sequence GTGTTTACCTTCGTCCCCACACCCATCGGCAATCGAGGCGACATCACCCAGCGTGCGCTTGAGGTGCTGCGCGAGGCTGATCTGATCGCCTGTGAAGACACCCGTCACTCACGCCCCCTGCTGAAGCACTACGAGATCGATAAACCGCTGCTCTCGCTGCACGATCACAACGAGGCACAGCGCATTCCCGAACTGATCGAAAAGGTGCAGAATGGCGCGAACATCGCCATTATCTCGGATGCCGGCATGCCCTTGATTTCGGACCCGGGGTATCGACTAATGCAGGCCTGTATCGCCGAGGACGTGGAATACACCGTGTTGCCCGGCCCCTCGGCTGTGCTCACGGCGCTTGCCGGATCCGGCTTTCCCTGTCACGCATTCAGCTTCGATGGTTTTCTACCGGTGAAAAAAGGCAAACGTCGCAAGGCGCTGGAAGCTGCCATCGGTGGAGGGAAAACAGCCATCTTCTTCGAGTCCCCTCACCGGCTCGGATCCACCTTGGAAATTCTCGCCGACATCAACCCGGAGCAGCGCGTTTGTGTCGCCAGAGAGTTGAGTAAAAAATTCGAGACCTACCACCGCGATTCCGCTGCCGCGCTGTGGCAGTATTTCCAAGAACGTCCAGCCAAGGGTGAAATCGTGCTGTTGCTTGATGTGAGCTAA
- the lptE gene encoding LPS assembly lipoprotein LptE, which produces MKALLLFVLTMFLASCAGYQLGGAKPTHLAAVESIHVPLFENDTLQIRAESYATNSAVDALTRDGTYRIATADTADAVLEGRVSEIDYSQISSSREDTLSTEELSMEITIEWVLRDGSNPARILEKGKSSGETRFFAGGNLHVARTNALPDALRRAAESMVARLADGF; this is translated from the coding sequence GTGAAAGCTCTCCTTCTCTTTGTCCTGACGATGTTTCTCGCCTCCTGCGCTGGCTATCAGCTGGGTGGTGCCAAGCCGACACATCTGGCTGCGGTGGAAAGCATTCACGTGCCGTTGTTTGAAAACGACACCCTGCAGATCCGCGCAGAGTCCTATGCAACGAACAGTGCTGTGGATGCACTTACACGTGACGGCACTTACCGAATTGCCACCGCGGACACGGCGGACGCGGTGTTGGAAGGTCGCGTTTCCGAAATCGACTACAGTCAGATCAGTTCCTCCCGTGAAGACACCTTGAGCACGGAAGAGCTGAGCATGGAAATTACCATCGAGTGGGTGCTGCGAGACGGAAGCAATCCTGCGCGTATTCTTGAAAAGGGCAAATCCAGCGGCGAGACCCGTTTTTTTGCCGGTGGCAACCTGCACGTAGCTCGGACGAATGCTCTGCCTGATGCTCTGCGTAGAGCTGCGGAATCGATGGTTGCCCGCCTGGCCGACGGATTCTAA
- a CDS encoding AIR carboxylase family protein: MIYGSANDVPFMEPAREYLKDANVTYEETVLSAHRNLSELIEYLGKLEEKGEKAVILAIAGLAAALPGVVVMKTSLPVIGVPVPGGPLNGVDALLSISQLPGGVPATTVGLHKKAPANAAMAAHRILQLAGA; the protein is encoded by the coding sequence ATGATTTATGGCAGCGCCAATGATGTTCCCTTCATGGAGCCTGCTCGCGAATACCTGAAAGATGCCAATGTCACTTACGAAGAGACTGTCCTCTCGGCACACCGCAACTTGAGTGAACTCATCGAATACCTCGGCAAGCTCGAGGAAAAAGGTGAAAAAGCCGTGATCCTCGCGATTGCCGGCCTCGCAGCAGCCCTTCCAGGCGTGGTTGTCATGAAGACATCCCTGCCAGTCATCGGCGTGCCAGTTCCCGGCGGTCCATTGAATGGCGTGGACGCCCTGCTTTCTATCAGCCAGCTTCCCGGTGGTGTGCCTGCTACCACGGTAGGACTGCACAAAAAAGCACCTGCCAATGCCGCCATGGCCGCTCACCGTATCCTTCAGCTTGCTGGAGCCTAA
- a CDS encoding aspartate carbamoyltransferase catalytic subunit, which produces MTRKDLLDIESLSREEIELLLDQAGPFKDLFTRSVKKVPALKGKSVLTLFYEPSTRTLSSFEVAAKRLSADVTNFDVPHSSVVKGETIKDTIDTLQAMRTDYIIVRNKMPGLPQMIARETKACVVNAGDGAHAHPTQALLDGFTFREVFPELTGKKILIVGDILHSRVARSTSTLMRKLGVEVAWLGPGSLVPKHGPKEIERFTNYEEAMRWAPDCIYLLRVQMERQSVQYFPSLREYTKLYGVTPERFKRIADQGTYIMHPGPVNRGVELCDAVMDYDRSLINQQVENGIAARMAVLYWLKPDTPTS; this is translated from the coding sequence ATGACCCGCAAGGACCTATTAGATATTGAATCCCTCAGCCGTGAGGAAATTGAGCTATTGCTTGACCAGGCTGGACCGTTTAAAGATTTATTCACCCGCTCGGTGAAGAAGGTGCCGGCATTGAAAGGTAAGTCGGTGCTGACCTTGTTCTACGAACCAAGCACACGCACCTTGTCGTCGTTCGAAGTGGCCGCCAAGCGACTCTCCGCCGATGTCACCAACTTCGATGTGCCTCACTCGTCCGTGGTGAAGGGAGAGACCATCAAGGACACCATCGACACCCTGCAGGCGATGCGCACCGACTACATCATCGTGCGCAACAAGATGCCCGGTCTGCCGCAAATGATTGCCCGCGAGACCAAGGCCTGCGTGGTCAATGCCGGTGACGGCGCCCATGCGCACCCGACTCAGGCGCTGTTGGATGGCTTCACTTTTCGCGAGGTATTCCCTGAACTCACTGGTAAAAAGATTCTCATCGTCGGCGACATCCTGCACAGCCGGGTCGCACGTTCGACCTCCACCTTGATGCGCAAGCTCGGTGTGGAAGTGGCATGGTTGGGGCCTGGCTCCTTGGTGCCGAAACACGGACCGAAGGAAATCGAGCGCTTCACCAACTACGAGGAAGCCATGCGCTGGGCGCCCGACTGCATTTATCTTCTGCGTGTCCAGATGGAACGTCAGTCGGTGCAGTATTTCCCCAGCCTGCGTGAATACACGAAACTTTACGGCGTGACTCCCGAGCGCTTCAAACGCATCGCCGATCAAGGGACCTACATCATGCACCCTGGTCCGGTTAACCGTGGCGTCGAACTCTGCGACGCGGTGATGGACTACGATCGCAGCTTAATCAATCAACAGGTGGAAAATGGAATCGCCGCACGGATGGCCGTGCTTTACTGGCTGAAACCTGACACCCCAACATCATAA
- a CDS encoding S41 family peptidase yields the protein MTLRFPLFLTSALIALNVHAAEPIRMAAYPDVSPDGSKIVFSWRDDIWIASANGGQAHRLTSHPARDLSPRFTVDGESICFGSYRDGTFQSYSMSSSGGAATQLTFHSQGSMLQDLSPDGKKVLVQGIRDSVGAIPYQLFEVGIDGKSPEQLVFKAYAQNGRYSADGKSIVFTRGSEQLYRKGYYGSKASQVWTWTQNAQGEDVFEQPVSSEYGCRTPVYDQQGTGFYYTQGSPNGFNLWYYELATKSSRQVTFFEDDSVMQPAISRDGSTMVFRHLFDFYTLSLDDSTEDNPAKPQQLKLWHNEDLGPAESHELVIRETEDVTFSPSGLETVFTARGDLWAMDTVLKKPNRLTETAGHEKDVWFSHDGKSVVYLYDDGIDTEIRRLEKSKPGKYWWEAKKFEHSVLVKSSDRPNSVTPGPKGKKMVYTTYPGNLWISEADGSEPRRILESWEPPSVRWSPDGKWLAYSVKNNDFNSDIFIVAADGSSAPVNISRHPDNDFFPSWSPDGRRLAFVGRHHKENYDLFYVDLYRSDEAKDSDGEARERARKLMQKDPAYKNTAKKVVKKALEKLTKDKKKEKEKAKESFDFHNIAQRVNRLEVKGIIPTHVIWSHDSKKILFQSSKGKSIYAIEAKSNAKPSKFADASGTPIRMGSKGKLYMLSEGLPSVLINGKLTKYPFTIYTYRDPENWKRMTFRTAWKTMRDRFYDPAMNNRDWDQILEKYEDMAAQAPNSTVFSRVANMMLGELNASHMGFRSKTWPTPWKPRTPWKEVTVHLGVRFDAEHEGKGWRVESVIPNSPASHEISKINPGELITKVDYMEVSTDTPLTSVLNRRLSDPVYLTVENAQGKERQVKIQPISYTAARDLAKNARIDETEAAVDKLSGGQLGYIHVARMMWDEFEQFEHHLYEQGAGKKGIVIDVRDNGGGFTTDHLLTALCQPRHAYTIPRGGGVGYPQDRIVYATWSKPIIVLCNQNSYSNAEIFSHAIRNLGRGKLVGVATAGGVVSTGSVSIMGSTMRMPFRGWFSTVDGEDMELNGAKPHYEIWNRPGELSAGIDHQLEKAVSVLLEDTAKAKPYPAARYRSRSKPPAHQSSAPAAPTKPVNTMEADTPTN from the coding sequence ATGACACTACGATTCCCGCTTTTTCTCACCTCAGCCCTGATCGCCCTCAACGTGCACGCGGCCGAACCCATCCGGATGGCTGCCTATCCGGACGTATCCCCAGACGGTTCCAAGATCGTATTTTCATGGCGCGATGATATTTGGATTGCCTCTGCCAATGGAGGTCAGGCGCACCGACTCACCAGTCATCCGGCGCGCGACTTAAGCCCTCGGTTCACTGTCGATGGCGAGTCGATCTGTTTTGGCAGCTACCGCGACGGCACGTTCCAGAGCTACAGCATGTCGAGCAGTGGCGGCGCAGCCACCCAGTTGACCTTCCACTCGCAAGGTTCGATGTTACAAGATCTCTCGCCCGATGGGAAAAAAGTCCTGGTGCAAGGCATCCGTGATTCCGTAGGTGCCATCCCCTATCAACTTTTCGAAGTGGGGATCGATGGAAAATCTCCAGAACAGCTGGTGTTTAAAGCCTACGCGCAGAACGGACGTTACTCCGCCGATGGCAAATCGATTGTTTTTACACGTGGCAGTGAGCAGCTTTACCGCAAAGGATACTACGGCAGCAAGGCCAGCCAAGTCTGGACCTGGACCCAAAACGCGCAGGGCGAAGATGTCTTCGAACAGCCTGTTTCCAGCGAGTATGGATGTCGCACCCCTGTCTACGATCAGCAAGGCACCGGATTCTATTACACTCAGGGCAGCCCCAACGGATTCAATCTCTGGTATTATGAGCTCGCCACGAAAAGCAGTCGCCAAGTGACCTTCTTTGAAGACGACAGCGTGATGCAGCCTGCCATTTCTCGCGATGGCAGCACGATGGTTTTCCGCCATCTCTTTGATTTCTACACCCTGTCACTGGATGACAGCACGGAAGACAACCCCGCCAAGCCTCAGCAGCTCAAGCTCTGGCACAACGAAGACCTCGGCCCGGCCGAATCCCATGAACTGGTGATCCGCGAGACCGAAGACGTGACTTTTTCCCCGAGCGGACTGGAAACCGTCTTCACCGCGCGTGGCGACCTCTGGGCCATGGACACGGTGCTGAAAAAACCGAACCGCCTCACCGAAACCGCCGGTCACGAGAAAGACGTCTGGTTTTCCCACGACGGTAAATCGGTAGTGTATCTCTACGACGACGGTATCGACACCGAGATCCGCCGTTTGGAAAAGAGTAAGCCTGGCAAGTATTGGTGGGAGGCCAAGAAGTTTGAACACAGCGTGCTGGTGAAATCCAGTGATCGACCTAACAGCGTCACACCTGGACCGAAAGGCAAGAAAATGGTCTACACCACCTACCCGGGTAACCTCTGGATCAGTGAGGCCGACGGATCCGAGCCTCGCCGAATCTTGGAATCCTGGGAGCCACCATCCGTGCGCTGGTCCCCTGACGGAAAATGGCTGGCTTACTCCGTTAAGAATAATGATTTCAACTCCGATATCTTCATCGTTGCCGCCGATGGCAGCAGCGCTCCCGTCAATATCAGTCGCCACCCGGACAATGATTTCTTCCCGTCTTGGTCACCCGACGGTCGTAGACTTGCCTTTGTGGGTCGACACCATAAGGAGAACTACGATCTGTTTTACGTCGATCTCTACCGCTCCGATGAGGCCAAAGACAGTGATGGCGAAGCCCGTGAGCGTGCTCGCAAGCTGATGCAGAAAGATCCCGCCTACAAAAACACCGCGAAAAAGGTGGTAAAAAAAGCCCTCGAGAAACTCACTAAGGACAAGAAAAAGGAAAAAGAAAAGGCGAAGGAGAGCTTCGATTTCCACAATATCGCCCAGCGAGTCAACCGACTGGAGGTCAAGGGCATCATCCCCACGCATGTCATCTGGAGTCACGATTCGAAGAAGATCTTATTCCAGTCGAGCAAAGGCAAATCCATCTACGCCATCGAGGCAAAGAGCAATGCCAAGCCGAGCAAATTCGCCGACGCCTCTGGCACCCCTATCCGGATGGGCTCCAAGGGAAAACTTTACATGCTCTCAGAAGGTCTGCCATCCGTGCTCATCAACGGCAAACTCACCAAGTATCCATTCACCATCTACACCTACCGCGATCCGGAAAACTGGAAGCGCATGACCTTCCGCACCGCATGGAAGACAATGCGCGATCGGTTCTATGACCCGGCCATGAATAACCGCGACTGGGATCAGATCCTTGAGAAATACGAAGACATGGCGGCCCAAGCGCCGAACTCGACGGTTTTCAGTCGGGTAGCCAACATGATGTTAGGCGAGCTCAATGCCTCGCACATGGGTTTCCGCTCCAAGACTTGGCCCACTCCGTGGAAACCACGCACACCATGGAAAGAGGTCACCGTGCACCTCGGCGTGCGCTTTGATGCCGAACACGAAGGCAAAGGCTGGCGTGTGGAATCGGTCATCCCGAATAGCCCGGCGAGCCACGAAATCTCCAAGATCAACCCCGGCGAGCTGATCACCAAGGTGGATTATATGGAAGTCAGCACCGATACCCCATTGACCAGTGTATTGAACCGCCGACTCTCTGATCCAGTCTACCTGACCGTGGAAAATGCCCAAGGCAAGGAACGCCAGGTGAAGATTCAGCCGATCAGCTACACCGCAGCGCGTGATCTCGCGAAGAACGCCCGCATCGATGAAACCGAGGCGGCTGTAGACAAACTTTCCGGCGGGCAGCTGGGCTACATCCACGTAGCCCGCATGATGTGGGACGAGTTCGAGCAGTTCGAGCACCACCTCTACGAACAAGGCGCCGGGAAAAAAGGCATCGTTATCGATGTCCGCGACAACGGTGGCGGGTTCACTACCGATCACTTGCTGACCGCACTTTGCCAGCCACGCCACGCCTATACCATTCCTCGTGGTGGTGGGGTCGGTTACCCACAGGACCGCATCGTTTACGCTACATGGAGCAAGCCGATCATTGTGCTCTGTAACCAGAACAGCTATTCCAATGCCGAGATCTTCTCGCACGCTATTCGCAACTTGGGCCGAGGAAAATTAGTGGGGGTCGCCACCGCTGGCGGAGTGGTTTCCACCGGATCCGTGAGTATCATGGGATCCACCATGCGCATGCCCTTCCGCGGCTGGTTCAGCACGGTGGATGGTGAAGACATGGAACTCAATGGTGCCAAGCCGCATTACGAAATCTGGAACCGCCCCGGCGAACTCAGTGCCGGCATCGATCATCAGCTGGAAAAAGCCGTCAGTGTCTTGCTGGAAGATACCGCAAAGGCTAAGCCATACCCTGCAGCCAGATACCGTAGCCGCAGCAAGCCACCGGCACATCAATCGAGCGCTCCAGCTGCGCCTACCAAGCCGGTGAACACCATGGAGGCTGACACTCCGACCAACTAA
- the pyrR gene encoding bifunctional pyr operon transcriptional regulator/uracil phosphoribosyltransferase PyrR → MRRALSESDIAAAVQQLSDGILQKNPDSDFVLVGLRSRGDEVAERILAQLTAQGLNVEMGVLDISLYRDDLAHLSSNPKLQGSDIPFTVDGAKIILVDDVLFTGRTVRSAIDALMDYGRPSKIELAVLIDRGHRELPFAPDYVGITLDTQRMDYVDVKLKGSDGLDSVEVTENQD, encoded by the coding sequence ATGCGTCGAGCACTCTCAGAATCTGACATCGCCGCCGCGGTTCAGCAGCTGTCCGATGGGATCTTGCAAAAGAATCCCGACTCGGACTTCGTGCTGGTCGGGCTGCGTAGCCGTGGTGACGAAGTGGCTGAGCGAATCCTTGCCCAGCTCACCGCCCAAGGTCTCAATGTGGAGATGGGAGTGCTCGATATTTCTCTCTACCGGGACGATCTCGCCCACCTGAGTTCCAACCCAAAACTTCAGGGAAGCGACATTCCGTTCACCGTGGACGGAGCGAAAATCATCCTGGTCGATGATGTGCTGTTCACCGGTCGCACCGTCAGATCCGCCATCGATGCGCTGATGGATTACGGTCGACCCTCCAAGATCGAACTCGCGGTCCTGATCGATCGCGGACATCGCGAGCTACCATTCGCCCCTGACTACGTGGGCATCACCCTCGATACCCAGCGGATGGACTACGTGGATGTGAAACTCAAAGGAAGTGATGGTCTCGACTCCGTGGAGGTGACCGAAAACCAAGATTGA
- a CDS encoding tetratricopeptide repeat protein: MPIFILCGVLLTLPQQLSAQQDPRALAPADVFFQAWLTIRDAEKLETENKHSDAWRKYRQAAKYYDILSRYHSKWKPHLVEERVKTTRESIKEIEPKAAAELAGKQAKTKDLVEGGPQVPQGGQAQPLASGHAIQPSIARNSGDQEIQRRLKILEVDNKRLRDTLSRARSTGSGGGKAEEQRLIDQIARRDRELTTLRNILARAPLQKDMDQLAHQNRTIKAEINITARALKESQKKLKATQKMAEKYKEDALLAQSRAEEIQKNMEAQKKIDNRVVRELRKELTTVTEMLNNTRRELGAANATIARMERSLTQSQATIDELTRERNELRTERDTLANILKQNDSEGVQKLIAENMRLGKELKESMDRLEYLKKENNATKDELVEAKRDLAIAKTRIMKYQHEQSDHSRRIKTLERQLRDAEADLLASRGKNPGSRNNSAKAEEIEILKATVKRLIASQERRRTAEKILWDTYQKSKVNIPGMPEVIRDIRNAKVELTDQEKVLMTVRRPDSEFMGPERVSRTHAQAFGNALEQEIATYTPLMKRAFEKQRYEAARQILQDMDERFPGHFPTLCNRGVVELKTENYDKASDFFNEAITMRENSSYAHQMLGLSLYHSEDFDGARNAFERALDLKPGNAKAHLYLGNVAGGSKRFNQAEEHFLAAIKLDPTLFEAYFNLSVLYLQQNEKEKASEFYGKALEHGLPPNPTHEQKLGK; the protein is encoded by the coding sequence ATGCCCATCTTCATTCTTTGCGGGGTTTTGCTCACGCTCCCCCAACAACTTTCTGCCCAACAGGACCCACGTGCCCTGGCTCCTGCGGATGTTTTTTTCCAAGCCTGGCTGACCATTCGAGACGCTGAGAAGCTGGAAACGGAGAATAAACACAGCGATGCCTGGCGCAAATACCGTCAGGCGGCCAAATACTACGACATCCTCTCGCGCTATCACAGCAAGTGGAAACCTCACCTGGTTGAGGAACGGGTCAAAACCACCCGTGAATCAATCAAGGAGATCGAACCCAAAGCTGCAGCCGAGCTGGCAGGCAAGCAAGCAAAGACCAAGGACCTGGTCGAAGGTGGCCCGCAAGTTCCCCAAGGAGGACAGGCACAACCATTGGCAAGCGGACACGCGATTCAACCATCCATTGCGAGGAACTCAGGCGATCAGGAAATTCAGCGCCGTTTGAAAATCTTGGAAGTCGATAACAAACGTCTTCGTGACACACTCAGCCGGGCACGCAGCACTGGGTCCGGCGGAGGCAAGGCCGAGGAGCAGCGGCTGATCGATCAAATCGCCCGCCGCGATCGCGAATTGACGACGCTACGCAACATCCTCGCCCGCGCCCCGCTGCAGAAGGACATGGATCAACTGGCACATCAGAACCGCACGATCAAGGCGGAGATCAACATCACCGCACGCGCCCTCAAGGAGTCGCAGAAGAAACTCAAGGCGACCCAAAAGATGGCGGAGAAGTATAAAGAAGACGCCCTGCTCGCCCAAAGCCGAGCCGAAGAGATCCAGAAAAACATGGAAGCTCAGAAGAAGATCGATAACCGCGTGGTGCGGGAGCTTCGCAAAGAGCTGACCACTGTGACGGAAATGCTCAACAACACCCGCCGCGAGCTGGGGGCAGCCAATGCCACCATTGCCCGGATGGAGCGCAGCCTGACACAATCGCAGGCGACCATCGACGAACTGACACGCGAGCGCAACGAACTGCGCACCGAGCGCGACACCCTGGCAAACATCCTCAAGCAAAACGACTCCGAGGGAGTGCAGAAGCTGATCGCGGAAAACATGCGCCTGGGTAAGGAGCTGAAGGAATCGATGGATCGACTGGAGTATCTCAAGAAAGAGAACAACGCGACCAAAGACGAGCTGGTGGAGGCCAAGCGCGACCTCGCCATTGCCAAGACCCGGATCATGAAATACCAGCATGAGCAGTCGGACCACAGTCGCCGAATCAAGACGCTCGAACGTCAACTGCGCGATGCTGAGGCCGACCTGTTAGCCTCTCGTGGCAAGAACCCGGGGAGCAGAAACAATTCCGCGAAGGCCGAGGAGATTGAAATCTTGAAGGCCACGGTGAAGCGCCTGATCGCCTCGCAAGAGCGTCGTCGCACGGCCGAGAAGATCCTCTGGGACACCTACCAGAAATCCAAGGTGAACATCCCCGGCATGCCGGAGGTGATTCGTGACATCCGCAACGCCAAGGTGGAACTCACCGATCAGGAGAAGGTTCTGATGACGGTTCGTCGGCCCGACAGTGAGTTCATGGGCCCTGAGCGTGTCTCCCGCACCCACGCCCAGGCATTTGGCAATGCTCTGGAGCAGGAAATTGCCACCTACACGCCGCTGATGAAGCGTGCCTTTGAGAAACAACGCTACGAAGCGGCGCGCCAGATCCTGCAGGACATGGACGAGCGTTTCCCCGGCCACTTCCCTACCCTCTGTAACCGTGGTGTGGTGGAGCTAAAAACCGAGAACTACGATAAGGCGAGCGACTTCTTCAATGAGGCCATCACCATGCGTGAGAACAGCAGCTACGCACACCAGATGCTAGGGCTCTCGCTTTACCACAGCGAAGATTTCGATGGCGCCAGAAATGCCTTCGAGCGTGCCCTCGATCTAAAACCAGGCAATGCCAAGGCGCACCTCTACCTCGGCAACGTCGCCGGTGGCAGCAAGCGTTTTAACCAGGCGGAAGAACATTTCCTCGCCGCGATCAAACTCGATCCCACCCTGTTCGAAGCCTACTTCAACCTTTCGGTGCTCTATTTGCAGCAGAACGAAAAAGAAAAGGCTTCCGAGTTCTATGGGAAGGCGCTCGAGCACGGCCTGCCACCGAATCCAACTCACGAGCAGAAACTCGGAAAGTAG
- a CDS encoding dihydroorotase, with product MASLLIQNARIACEENDDLTPADVLVENGTITQIGDQLQAPEGAKVIDASNKILMPAMFDTHIHMREPGQEAKETIKSGSEAAINGGVTGVVLMPNTSPAIDSAAMVRTIYDIAKRDARIPVYTSGCITKGREGKELAGIDGMLKLGVKMLTDDGDAVPDLLLLKHAMEYASEFDCFFASHCEVLELSGPRALNEGVVSHRLGIQGTPACSEEICMDRDIRLAHATGARLHIQHVSSKIGMETIRWWKQMGAKVTAEVSPHHLLFNEEDIGDYDTHYKMNPPLRTAEDNKALLEGLKEGVFDIIATDHAPHTPFEKSQDFVNAPNGITGLETSLISLFHYFVKTNEFGWGLIVNRYSAQPRRMMGLDPVPITEGGKADFLLFDPEGQTTFSSDYMQSLSKNTPFLDKTLDGSIDLVVLGDEVLLER from the coding sequence ATGGCATCTCTACTCATCCAAAACGCCCGCATTGCCTGCGAGGAAAACGACGATCTCACACCGGCCGATGTGCTGGTGGAAAATGGCACCATCACTCAAATTGGCGACCAGCTCCAGGCACCGGAAGGCGCCAAGGTCATCGATGCATCGAACAAAATTCTGATGCCTGCGATGTTCGATACCCACATCCACATGCGTGAGCCGGGGCAGGAGGCCAAGGAAACGATCAAGTCCGGCAGCGAAGCAGCAATCAACGGTGGCGTCACCGGCGTGGTGCTGATGCCCAACACCTCTCCTGCGATCGATTCCGCCGCCATGGTGCGCACCATTTATGATATCGCCAAGCGCGATGCCCGCATCCCGGTTTACACCTCCGGCTGCATCACCAAAGGTCGCGAGGGCAAGGAACTTGCCGGCATCGATGGTATGCTGAAGCTCGGCGTGAAAATGCTTACCGACGACGGCGATGCGGTGCCTGATTTACTGCTGCTGAAACATGCGATGGAGTATGCTTCCGAGTTCGATTGTTTCTTCGCCAGCCACTGTGAGGTATTGGAACTTTCCGGACCGCGCGCGCTCAACGAAGGAGTGGTCAGCCATCGCCTTGGCATTCAGGGGACACCTGCCTGCAGCGAGGAAATCTGCATGGACCGCGATATCCGTCTCGCCCACGCCACCGGAGCCCGCCTGCACATCCAGCACGTATCCAGCAAGATCGGTATGGAAACCATCCGCTGGTGGAAACAAATGGGAGCCAAGGTCACCGCCGAAGTTTCTCCTCACCACTTGCTCTTCAACGAGGAGGATATCGGCGACTACGATACCCACTACAAGATGAACCCGCCACTGCGCACCGCGGAGGACAACAAGGCATTGTTAGAAGGTTTGAAAGAAGGGGTCTTCGACATCATCGCCACCGACCACGCACCGCACACGCCTTTCGAGAAATCGCAGGACTTCGTCAATGCGCCCAATGGCATCACCGGACTGGAAACCTCGCTGATCTCGCTGTTCCACTACTTTGTCAAAACCAACGAGTTTGGCTGGGGCTTGATCGTGAACCGCTACTCCGCACAACCGCGCCGGATGATGGGTCTGGATCCGGTTCCCATCACCGAGGGAGGCAAGGCCGACTTCTTACTGTTCGATCCCGAAGGTCAAACCACCTTCAGTTCCGACTACATGCAGTCGCTCAGTAAGAACACTCCTTTCCTCGACAAGACACTCGACGGCAGCATTGATCTCGTGGTCTTGGGCGATGAGGTTCTACTGGAAAGGTAG